In Ooceraea biroi isolate clonal line C1 chromosome 1, Obir_v5.4, whole genome shotgun sequence, the genomic stretch GAACTgttaaaattagattataaataattgcatttcagACACTCTGGCGTCTATAAAGATTCGTCGCCGAGGAAGAAATCAAGTAAATTAAGGAAATAGTATACCTTCGACCCTTCATAGCGAATTTACTGGATTCACGCACACCACACAACAACCGTGGCACACGATAGCCATGCAACCAGTAAGCCAACCAAACCACACGACACGagtttttacatatatagACAGCCTCGTACACTGACATTTATTAGAGTTGCCGAAGCACTAACGGCATTAGTTATATGATTCGCAATGATAAAAAGGACGCGATGCACCGATGTACATCGATTCGAGTCTTGTTTTAATTAACCTTGTCCttgtgaaatatgtataaatgatAAGGAGGATAACTCCAAGATGTTACATGCCGCACGAGCTGATCGATGAAAGATAAAAGATACCAAAGTGGAACATTCGAGAGAAGCTCGTCGCAATCGATGGGATTGCGAGGAAAGTGAAGACTACTGAATGAGAAGCGAGAATATGATGACTATAAACTGATGCGAAAGAAGCGGCTGACAATGATGTCGATGAGTGCGATTCAACAAGCGTATTATGCTTCATCAAGAAATCCAATGATGCAATTCGCGATGTGACGATGTACGTGTATGAATCCCGAGGCTCCTCGAAGAGAGACAATGATGATCATGATGAAGATGCTACGAATTTCGTGGAGCTGTGACTTCGGGATCGAGGATTCGGGTTGGGCAGGCTGAAtgaatcacacacacacacacaccacgaTGTGTGCGCGAGTGCATGTGTGATCCAGACAGTCGCCGATACTAGATTAGTTGGCTTCCACGCGCACAACTATCGTTGAGCAAAGAGTTATTTCAAGTATCTCATATCGTCTCCTACTTTGGCAAAATACACAATCTCTCTTGGCTATACTACATGAAACAAGACACATTAGATTCCTCCGGATAGATCATCCCACCCGATCGATTGACCAGACTGTTTGTACTTTGTCCAGTATTCTAAAcggttaaaaaaaaagaagtatcaatttctctctcgtctctaTACAATATACAGTCTCTATATAGTACTATATATACTTTTCTAAAACTGATTAAAGTAAAggtaaagaaaaataacaaacaGAGAACGAACTGCAACAACTCTCGCGAAAAATTAACTCAGAgcataaaacagaaaaaaatcaatttaacgAGGAAAGGATTAGATATACATCAAGGCTATAACTATGGGGTATGTGTAAAAGTATCGGAGTTAGCAGTTACTTTAATCAGCGCTTCCAAATACCGAcgatatatgcatataaagCGCATTCCAGATATCGATATTGGTCCAATGAATATGCACACTCTAATGCAACAAAAAGAAGGATCTCTAAAACTATCTGTGATTTATGTAGGAGTAGGAGTTATATACTACATTcggcaagagaaaaagagagagagagagagagagagagactaccACATTAACTATTCTCTTAAATTGTAACTAAAAATCCCtgctaaaaaatatataagtattttaatCAGGAATTCTATGTGCATTACTATTGATcgatgaaattaattcattGCAACATGTGCAAGAttccataaatatttaaaaaagaaaggaatataatattcaaatatgaAGAAAGAGGACAGATATAGAATAAACTACTTGATTGTGACAAACAAGAATGTCTATAAGTACCGTTGAAAAATTCACGTTATATATGCGATATTATCTCGCAGAATCATCATATAAAAATTGGTAGCCGATAAACATACCTTCTTTGTTGACCGCGTCCAAGCTCTGATACTGCAGCTTGTCCGCAGCTACAAAAAGAGATAGCAGAACACAGAAAGGAGCATTGTGGCGACGTTCCACCATCAATTCAATTGCCAACAGCAATTAGCCCTAAAAGCTCTACGTAATAGCCCGATAATGCCTTTAAcgttaatacatatatatgtattaagcATCATTACTTTACGTTTGTGTAAAACGCTCTGCATTATTCGAAAGAACAACTTGAGTTTGTACCATACTATCCGCCTTATGTCGCGCATCACCAATTTCATTCATTTACATGCAATACCTCGTAGGGTATAAGTTTACGATATTGCAATCTCTACTTTTGCTCATTTAACGTAACAAGGAATAAGTCAAATTTGACAATATCAAATTTTGAAtagatatttgaaaatttgtgttgagatattttcaaagatattctGACACACAAATTTCGCACTGCGCGCATACACTTTGGAAATCGAGTCTATCGTGATGCAGTTCCGTGAGAGAATGTGAAGCTGCTACATAATTAAAAGGAGAGCATACGGCATTCATATGTAgcgtataaatatatcgattGGTGCGAGATCACAGTGTGATATGTATATAGAGAAACCGacatagtaattaataatcacaATCATGCACAAACTATTAACGTGTTAAGGATACCGTACACGTTCCGCCTACGTACACATTGTATACGCGTACGTATGCAGTAAGATCACTCGTTAACATCGTACCACGTTCGACGTCGCTTGTTCATCAGCGACGCCGTTCGACAAGCATCCTTCACACTAGTTTTATTACAGATCTGCTCACTGATACGAACAATTTTAGCACCAAAACTAAGCACTTACCTTTCTCGGGCTTCTCTTGTCGTTGATGATCGTAGCTTCGCGAGCGCGGTTCCACGATGGCCCCTGCCTCCCTGCCACGACGTTGTCGCTGACTCGCCGCCAACTGGCTGCCAAGCCTAGCAGCCTCGTGTCCAGCTACGGTTCTAGCACTgcacatattaataattaaatataaaatttctgttctttacactaatgaaataattattacatgttacTAATGCTCTCAAAGACAGATTACAGCGGCGCAAAAAAAGCACTCAAGAAAAGTTGGATACAGGCGAATAACGAACCTGATAGGGATCGGAGCCGAGCTCTGCAAGAATCCGCTGTCGTACGGTTCGTCCATCATGTTCGGATCCAGATCCATCATGTCGATTGCGCGACTGGTCGTCGGGCTGTCCAGCATGGAGTCCACAGCATCGGTTTCCATTATTGACGGAGGTGTGTCCTGAAAAGGTTGCAGATATTTATTTGTCACATCGTAAAAACGCCTGAACGATCaacaaataatgtaataatcttGTGTGTTTGTCGCGTTTGTTACAATCGACACGACGCAAACTATAATACTCACGGCTTGTGCTGCGGGATTCATAAGATCGTCCTCCATGATTCCCAATTCCGCATCCTCCTCTTCTATCCGGGTGCTACATTGTGAACTGGTATCCTGCCCGGAACCGCCATTGTCCCCCTTAAAAAAgtatcaatataaaattcatcTCATGATTCAAAAGTCTCATAATTCTCCCTaacataatttgtttattaactttattaatatgtaatttttgttttcttttctgattaataattaatttctcaatcgtttcttaatgttaaaattttaagcATTGCTCTTCCAGATACTTAGAGATCTTGATCGACTTACCACATTATGACTGCTCTCATTGCGCGAATGTGGCCTGAATCCAGGACCGGGCGGCAGATTCTTCTGCACGCAACAGTTAACACCGGGACTGAAGTGTAGCTCGACGTGGAAACGTTCTTCGCTACACGGATCCTTGGTCGGATCCTCGTACAACATAACGACAATTTGCGACATGTAATTCAGCTCAGAAACCATACTGACATATTCCATCGCGCGCCGCCACTGCTCATCTTTCACCACCTATTAATTCGATACGTTGGAAGTTAAAAGCAAActgcatgaaataatattgtcgAATCTAAATGTGACACTTACGTCGAGTAAACCACCGTAACGCAATACGGTAAGCAAGGAATGTACATGACTCTCGCTCGTGAAATACAACCTCGTACGTACATGGCGTCCAGGGCTCGAAACACCATGAGAATATCTATggatcatcattattataaatcattattataaattattctaaaatcattaaagtattattaaaaattacaaattaaggAAATAAATTCCTTGTAAATAGGATTGAATTATTATACCTAGGATTGAGCCTGTTGACACTTTCTTCAGATTCCTCAATATTTCGTTGCAGATCGGCTCGTATCTTTTTTAGTAGAGGAGTGCATATTCCTTGACCGATAgttaatttttcttgtacCGTCAGACCGTATTCCTGCATACGTGGTTAGTATGTAATTCACGCAAAAAGTGCCATTACTATTACTGCTAAAAGGAGATTATACCTGAGGGATCACTATGTCCGCCAAGGATTTAGCGTACGTATACAGTTCCTCCGCATGCTCGAACTGCAACGTGTGATTGTTGTGCTGCAGGTCGTACTTTATGCAATCGTAAATGTCGGGAATCTTGGATATGTCAAAGCGTTTGTTCTTCGTGCAGAAATCCTTCTCTATCTTGCCCCAGCGGCGTCCCATTAGCTCCCACGTCTCGCCGTGATAAAGTATCGTGTCCTTCGTTTTCGGGTCGTCCTTCTTGATCCGCACGATATCCAGGAGCTTCTGGATAAGGCTATGAACGTGTTGGCAACATCGGACTGGATTCTTGACAAAGTCCAAAGCGGCATTGATGCTCAACGCGTTTCCTGGATTGATCTGTTCCCGATCCTCGCGAGTGAATTCCCTGTCCTGCTGAAGTAGCTCGTGCAAGCGCGTCTTCACCCTGCAAATCACAAATAATATGCGTGACACGAAAGTCGCGTGCTTGATTATAGAGGCGTGTAACACCGGGACATTCGTACTCACATGTTCTGATATTTGCTACTGTCGCAATCGTTGTCCAACAGGCCATTGGTATTTGCGCTTTTAACCATCTGTACCAAAATCGGCGTCAGCTCGCCTTCCAACGCGAGTAACCCTTTCGCAAAGGCGGCCGCGGTCATTTGTACGCGTCCCTCGTCGCTGGCGTAGATCTTCAGATCGTGACGGAACGTGGAGTGCAGACGTAATAAACCCAATCCTTGCGCACCCGCGTATTCACCTATGTTTGCATAAAAGGAACGATCTTAGTGCAATGAACAGATTCGCAGAGGCACTATgataattatagaattatagaacacaatgaacaattaaacaattctGATATTACTCCAGAAATGGCCGAGATGACCTACGCTCTGGTATCGAGATCATCGTAACGTCACaacaattgttattaattatattaattaacgtcaTACGTGAAATCGGAACGTAAAATGGATAAATAAGTTTCTCATGTTTCTAAATGTATTAAAGTTACCTTAAGCTTCCTGGTTACGTACTTTAAAGATTACATGAAAAAACAATTGTGCAATGCGTGCATACGTGACGTCTTGTATGAAAACTAAAATGCCACTTAACGTGTGTTGCGTGTGTAGTGAAATGTGCATCGTGGTGTGCCGTCGAAAACATTCATCAACGTAGAAGAAGCAAGTAGCGAGAAGTGAGTTAGTGTGTAATGCACAACGCTAAAAACCATGCTACTCCCAAGCCACCAGACGACTCGTCTCGCTGAGCCGGAATGGCAGCCGGAGCACTCAAATGAACAGAAGGGTGCAAGTGTACTCTTACTGTTAGCACCGAAGACTCGCTATAACATCGCTATTTCTAAGGACAGCAATACAACCTACAGAGAACGATAGAATAAGCGTGGATCGTAAATAAAAGGTTACCGTGGCTTGGTAACATCTCTGATTCTTCCTCTGAAATAACATTTGAGATCAATTATCCTATACTCGAGTATGTAACTACTTTTTATTACTAACTACTTTCTTGTTAGATATGATTGCCAATATGATTGTTAGTGCCACAGAGCGACCGCTACAAATTATTCTCGCATAcccgaaatattaattgctcATGAGTAGTTTTCGTATCTGTTGCGCGATATACAATAGCGAGATCGTGTGAGAATACAGCCCAATACAGCACGCATTACGCCGATCTTAAAGTCGTCCTAGAATTTTGCAACTTGCACATAGCACTCTGAAGATACGAGCGATATAGTAAACTGCGTACTAAAAGCCTAAAGGCTTCCAATtacgatattcgcaatatatTAAATCCTAGATCAAGTTCAGCTAACAGAGGGAATTATTGTAAAAGTGATCTTCGATACTGCGTGGAAACTTAAAAACGAGCATGGCAAGCATATGAACATAAGATACGAACCACTAAGGTGTCTACCTTGACCACCAGGGTACATGCAGCGGAATATGCGTCCCAGCTCCTCCGCTTGAATACGTCCAGCCGGCGTTAATTCCCCGCCCCACTTCAATATCAACACGAGAGATGGTTCTCCTAGCCGGTCTGAAAGCAGAGAGAATGAAGAAGTACGTATATCTAGATATATGCAATTTCTTCAACTAGTTTTCATATTCTGATGTAAAACAATTGTTCATGTAATTATAGCTAATATACACTCACTCCTAAAAAAAGcagtacactaaaatttagggaaaaactTACCTACCttcacgcacgcgcgcgcgcacacacacactacaaggagggtttggagtcttaaatTACTGTGGAACTGACGAACCACGGGGTCCTCCTCATCCTTGtgacgcacgcacgcacgcacgcacgcacgcacgcacgcacgcacgcacgcacgcacgcacgcacgcacgcacgcacgcacgcacgcacgcacgcacgcaccacgcacgcacgcacgccacgcacgcacgcacgcacgcacgcacgcacgcacgcacgcacgcacgcacgcacgcacgcacgcaccgcacgcacgcacgcacgcacgcacgcacgcacgcacgcacgcacgcacgcacgcacgcacgcacgcacgcacgccacgcacgcacgcacgcacgcacgcacgcacgcacgcacgcacgcacgcacgcacgccacgcacgcacgcacgcacgcacgcacgcacgcacgcacgcacgcacgcacgcacgcacgcacgcacgcacgcacgcacgcacgcacgcacgcacgcacgcacgcacgcacgcacgcacgcacgcacgcacgcaccacgcacgcacgcacgcacgcacgcacgcacgcacgcacgcacgcacgcacgcacgcacgcacgcacgcacgcacgcacgcacgcacgcacgcacgcacgcacgcacgcaccgcacgcacgcacgcacgcacgcacgcacgcacgcacgcacgcacgcacgcacgcacgcacgcacgcacgcacgcacgcacgcacgcacgcacgcacgcacgcacgcacgccacgcacgcacgcacgccacgcacgcacgcacgcacgcacgcacgcacgcacgcacgcacgcacgcacgcacgcacgcacgccacgcacgcacgcacgcacgcacgcacgcacgcacgcacgcacgcacgcacgcacgcacgcacgccacgcacgcacgcacgcacgcacgcacgcacgcaccacgcacgcacgcacgcacgcacgcacgcacgcacgcacgcacgcacgcacgcacgcacgcacgcacgcacgccgcacgcacgcacgcacgcacgcacgcacgcacgcacgcacgcacgcacgcacgcacgcacgcacgccccccccccccccccccccccccacgcacgcacgcacgcacccgcacgccacgcacgcacgcacgcccacgcacgcacgcacgcacgcacgcacgcacgcacgcacgcacgcacgcacgcacgcacgcacgcacgcacgcacgcacgcacgcacgcacgcacgcacgcacgcacgcacgcacgcacgcacgcacgcacgcacgcaccacgcacgcacgcacgcacgcacgcacgcaccgcACGCACCCGCACGCACCACGCACGCCCACCCCACGCCCCCccccacgcacgcacgcacgcacgcacgccccCACGCAccccacgcacgcacgcacgcacgcacgcacgccacgcccacgcacgcacgcccaccacgcacgcacgcacgcaccacGCCCACGCACgcccacgcacgcacgcacgcacgcacgcacgcacgcacgcacgcacgcacgcacgcacgcacgcacgcccaCGCACGCACCACGcaccgcacgcacgcacgcacgcacgcacgcacgcacgcacgcacgcacgcacgcacacacacaccagaaggatttggagtacaaagaataatgaacgcagcagttggaattataaaagaactaaacgaaccgcagggttttctaattccttaggccttgctgaatcgacgatattgcaaattcgaaattgaatatctcggtacctaactatcctagcacaaaatttcaaaaacggttttaaagctttgaaaccctacttttcgcaatttaaatcgaaattgtgcacgacgagttttttaaaatggcggaaagggagagcatgcgaaattgataaatgaagattagagtttgcgatggcacatggtgtaaagtaggtattgcagcccaatgggactaaatgcatataaaagtataaagttttatctttaaaacgcttttttgcaaagctcgatgcgatcattttttgttgagatactccaaatttacttaacagagtgttttcttttttaaagttgcacaactcagcgaaaaatgatcgcatcgagctcggtaaaaagcattttaaagataacactatattttcatttgcatttggtcccattaggctgcgatatctaattcacgccatgcaccgtcacaaactcggactttcggttatcacttttgcatcctctcattttgtcatccgccattttgaatcaaatggccgaccataattgccattcaaatattcttaaagtggatacttgaagcttcattttgcatttttgaacatatttttatcttcattatttaccaagttatgatcatttgaaggttggtaagtttttccctaaattttagtgtaccgctttttttgggagtgagtgtagATACTATATAATATCACATGTAAAACGGTGAGAAAGCAAATGTGGCATACTAAGATCACTACCGTCGTCGGAGGAACTTCCTCGTGGTCGTCCTCGCGGCTGATACTTTAATTGGACCTTGCGATTTATGCCAGAAAAATGTCCATACCTGTTATATAGATTTAACGCTTTTgttataaacttataaattcgttaaattttTTCAGTTATGACTCGTccaaatgtaatataataatcgaaatcacaattttaataCACACATTTCCAAGACACTCTTGAGTTGTTCCAGTTTTCCCTGCTTTTCTTCGAGCTCGGGCCCCGCTGCACGATGCTGTATCTCTGCCAATAAGCTACGCGCCGTATCGAGAATCTCCTGCAGCTGCTTAGGTCGCTTTAACTTCACATGGCCATGCTTGTAGCCATCGTACTTTGCAAATATCTCGAAGAATCTACGGGACGTCAAATTTGTCTCAATTTGTCGCGATATCATTGAACCATTAACAACGATGCATGCACTCACTTCGGATGACGCACTTCGACCTTCATCTTTTGCTTCGGAGTTCTGTCACCGTGTCTGATGACCGCTACAACGCAACGCAACTCCATCCTAGATGAATATTGAAGGAATAGTGATACAAGAGAAATGCATTTCAACATCAATTCTACTGGAATCATCATTTGCAGTTACACTTTTGCACTAacattttgccgaatgtagtTGGCACGATAGGCGGGTCATCCAACTGGAAGGGTACGCTCCATGGAATGTGCAACGTGGGAGCCAATTCCCTCAGGATCATGTTTCCCAGGATTTTGGCACAGTCATCGTAGTACTTATTCGAGTTCTTTACAAAACTAAATCCGTTTACATCGCACACGAACGACTGACCGTTTGCTCTGCGAACAAGACCGTATTCGTTGTACCAATTATACTCGAGTTTCCGCCACTTACAAGCAGTGGTACGTCCGTCATGGTATCAATACTGCCTCTCAGCCAAGTCGGTTCACGATACCGCAATGAAAGTCAAAGCTATCGAGTATGTAACGCGATACGAGCTCTAAAATAACATTGATAACTATGCCGGCAACTGTGTCAGCGTATAATACGTCAACGCATAACGCATCACGTCTTCTTAGTCATACATGGTACAGATACagattcaaaataaaataaatttattttgaatctgtatttataaatatcaaatgttTCGAATTGTTcagagtaaaataaattaattaaattttccgaTTACACGTGTATTATTTAAACGTACAATTACGTACCTAAGTAAATCGAAACCGCACACCGTTTGCTTGAAAGCCAAGCACACTTTTCTGCTGATAAGTTTCTCAGCGTTGCTCAATATTACCGGATACCGAATCTCTTTACCCTCCGAGTCCCTCTCAACTTTGCCGTCGAGGGCCGGGCTTTTCCTTGCCTCGGCATGAGCATAGTCAGGTCCCACGGTATAAACTTTAACGTCGGTGCCGTCGGTGGGCATAAAATCCTCGTAGATATAAGAACCAGTCTTACGAACGCGAGACTCTGGCGAGTACACGCTACTACGACTACCTATCTGTGTAACAAAACAAATATCATGAGTATTTTTACGCGTAAGAAGACTGTAATGCTCGTTTATTAAGTTCAGATAACATTCTACGCATaccaaattattatatagGGTGTTACACATACTTTTCTAAATAATCTCTGACTTCCTCCCCCAGCAGAAGtaggataataaatataaatgttgtgATCTTCAGCAGACACCGGTTTCTCCACAAACGGTTTATTGAAAGTGATACCGTTTACCTCCACGTGATCCTCCGACTCCACCAGCTCGTGCTCTGAAGTATATACATTATGCACGCGTAAATATCAAAAGTATGTAGCACAAGATTCTCTAAATACATCTCGAGTGCACTGAAATTATTTGCTCCCAAATCACCTACATCACTTAAAATCGActgtatttacaataattttatcggaatgaaaacaaataaaatttattaataacatacgCTTCGGATCCGGTGAATCTCTATCGAGAACGGCGTATCGTGGAATTTCGATATCCTCGCTCTCCAATATAGCATAAACTCTTCTGCGATCCTGTTGCAATTTCCATTTTGATTAATGTGTAATATGAGAATTTGTTATGTCAAAAGTGTTATATATACCTGAATATCATATTGCATCGCGAGATTGTTAATGATAAATGGATTACGTAAATTCGCATAATTTATAGCTTTATCAAGAGGGAAGCCTTTACTGTGAAAACTTATTAAGCAGTCGACGACAGGCCAATTTTCTACAGATTCCTGTAAGCAAACGCTTAAGATGTAGACGATGCAATGCAGATTCTTCCATAacataaatacaatttaatttttgtttaccTTTAATATTACTTCTTCTGGAAATACAACAATCTTTATGTATTCGAATTCTTCAAGCCTTGTCAAAATCTCTTTCATTGGTTTACTCTGCGACTTCTTCGCCATTGCGCATATCCCAACCAGGACCTGCTTTCCCTCTCCCTCCAAATCGCTGCATCCCATGTAAGCATCATCTTGAGTGCAACCCTCAGGCAGATCGGGCTATAAAATGAAGATCAGATGATAACGATTGTTAAAGAGGATATTTAATGTTACGGAAGTCATGTTATGACGATGCTCAATgttaataaacgaaaaatgatCAGAAGGCTAcacagaaaattaaaattaaaactaaattcACTGTCACACATTTTTTCCTCTAGAAAAATCAGTGATATTTGAGGTGAAAGAATGTCGCAGCATGACTTTTGACATATTTTCTAAATGAGTGAAAAGCGCTTCTATactttgatatatatgtaacaagCAAAGACAAAGATCAAAAAATCTTCAGGCTAAGTGGAGTGCTCACCCAGTATGCCTTTAGGCAGGATAGAAATCTGGGCTTGTCGTCAGCAGGACAATTTTCATCGCGAACTCTCGTAAGATTACTCATTATACTCTTTAGAGTTTGATCGTTCAATAAGTAAGTTACACGTTGATCACATATGTTATTGCCTACATAGAAAGGTAATACGTATCAAGCAACAAAGCGTGATATACAAATCCGAGAAGTAGACGTCGCGCAACCTTCAAAATGTTTTGTTCaatgtaacatttttctttatctacATGTTTCTGTTTCcactttttcttcgttttctattTTACTGTTGCTATTACCGTTACTGTATTACTGCTAATTTGAATGCAATTCAAGATCAATGCGATGCCAGTCATGCAACAACTAAGCGGAAGCATATGAGCGCTTTTATTAATCGTCGCGcaataaaagatttatgacaagatcaaaataaaaaataaaaagaagagataAACTAAAGTTAAGCGCAAACCAAAGGAAGTAGACATGATACAGTTAACGTTATGCACATACATTCTTAGAATATCATTAACATGTACATCTAATTACacacatattacatatacaattattactaatcaca encodes the following:
- the LOC105274968 gene encoding inositol hexakisphosphate and diphosphoinositol-pentakisphosphate kinase 2 isoform X4, producing MSYTELEHGYQGLKNASRPMFYIGDVNTVQSSVIPSIYRSSKRPDLPEGCTQDDAYMGCSDLEGEGKQVLVGICAMAKKSQSKPMKEILTRLEEFEYIKIVVFPEEVILKESVENWPVVDCLISFHSKGFPLDKAINYANLRNPFIINNLAMQYDIQDRRRVYAILESEDIEIPRYAVLDRDSPDPKQHELVESEDHVEVNGITFNKPFVEKPVSAEDHNIYIYYPTSAGGGSQRLFRKIGSRSSVYSPESRVRKTGSYIYEDFMPTDGTDVKVYTVGPDYAHAEARKSPALDGKVERDSEGKEIRYPVILSNAEKLISRKVCLAFKQTVCGFDLLRANGQSFVCDVNGFSFVKNSNKYYDDCAKILGNMILRELAPTLHIPWSVPFQLDDPPIVPTTFGKMMELRCVVAVIRHGDRTPKQKMKVEVRHPKFFEIFAKYDGYKHGHVKLKRPKQLQEILDTARSLLAEIQHRAAGPELEEKQGKLEQLKSVLEMYGHFSGINRKVQLKYQPRGRPRGSSSDDGSDLNRLGEPSLVLILKWGGELTPAGRIQAEELGRIFRCMYPGGQGRHLSGEYAGAQGLGLLRLHSTFRHDLKIYASDEGRVQMTAAAFAKGLLALEGELTPILVQMVKSANTNGLLDNDCDSSKYQNMVKTRLHELLQQDREFTREDREQINPGNALSINAALDFVKNPVRCCQHVHSLIQKLLDIVRIKKDDPKTKDTILYHGETWELMGRRWGKIEKDFCTKNKRFDISKIPDIYDCIKYDLQHNNHTLQFEHAEELYTYAKSLADIVIPQEYGLTVQEKLTIGQGICTPLLKKIRADLQRNIEESEESVNRLNPRYSHGVSSPGRHVRTRLYFTSESHVHSLLTVLRYGGLLDVVKDEQWRRAMEYVSMVSELNYMSQIVVMLYEDPTKDPCSEERFHVELHFSPGVNCCVQKNLPPGPGFRPHSRNESSHNVGDNGGSGQDTSSQCSTRIEEEDAELGIMEDDLMNPAAQADTPPSIMETDAVDSMLDSPTTSRAIDMMDLDPNMMDEPYDSGFLQSSAPIPISARTVAGHEAARLGSQLAASQRQRRGREAGAIVEPRSRSYDHQRQEKPEKVTEPTPQESRDDRWTCPRESATLSQSYSSPELPVSSDESFASSCSLHNMRDDRQPPAAATLRSLFDSQIATVVNDLPARQTNVVHCRGRKYGRSHSEVILPNSSAETCDTRPRIIQPDPTCTARRHRHSISGQMSYFKLLGYNVSKKLTGSANSLFSTAVISGSSSAPNLKDMVPPHASAVAAIEGFGGVPPIRPLETLHNALSLRQLDAFLEMMTTAPLYRTPASSPPKSSPAGSTHESLNPPLGHPGIVREYHHSSDSEAVRYIMPTPIQYKSLGEAEACDPRNLPSPTSPNSTGWSSEPQSFLSSEPSSPAPTSTGECSMSISLISNEGAQLFSTAPKFSPAPCLDVDFNEFCMRLDQENRESRGSVSYTDYYSNEDGQIRKITQMPQVIQSGPSNSAQTYGDVHPGDNIDDDEDHTLTLKQSEEQKKQDVKSIFEQREDVNPAKLSGSYKKIGRFRVESTDISHGDVRIKDTDNAGALDRVKPSASQKSDSSSVEKTRKDSKKGSGGSHASSQKRKTFSRSQSVTAPKPAAPKPEATFSYSKQSSFSTMSDADLENWKLSMLDATAPCSSETSQQEQPILTVAGSLTDSSNITVGFDVKEKEKE